A single genomic interval of Zingiber officinale cultivar Zhangliang chromosome 4A, Zo_v1.1, whole genome shotgun sequence harbors:
- the LOC121971327 gene encoding DNA repair protein REV1-like isoform X2: protein MGSNSSDRPSSSVSSFASAAASGGSLKRSRNRTPQNPLRSTTKRKSPFADFGSYMAEKNRKLGAQFRADAASVSSLGSDGAPVDSEEDKGVFRGVSIFVDGFTIPSSQELRGYMLRHGGRFENYFSRDTVTHIICSNLPNSKMRNLRAFSHGLPVVRPEWVLHSLAANRLLSWAPYQLVHGACKQQKLSTYFRHQSISTSSDAKGSINHDEEIKVGQNHSVVPTDGQTSECGGISIQVGDVACLKSEEFSQARDANQEPSASDMVHSTLTDPNFVENYFKNSRLHFIGTWRNRYRQRFSKLLTGVKSSNENLKCHSTKQKTAIIHIDMDCFFVSVIIRNFPDLVHKPVAVCHSDNPRGTAEISSANYVARNFGVKAGIFVRDAKVCCPNLVILPYDFEAYQEVAEQFYNILHKHCSKVQALSCDEAFLDVTECDVDPEDIALAIRKEIAETTRCTASAGIAENLLLARLATRSAKPNEDYLNDLPVMELPGIGYATHEKLKKRQIQTCGQMRMTQKEGLQKDFGEKIGDMLWNYCRGIDNRNVGEVQEAKSIGAEVNWGIRFNDMTDCNHFLINLCKEVSLRLQGCGVQGRTVTLKVKKRKQGAAEPLKFMGCGDCQNMSRSITVPIAIDNEAALLRIAKKFLSSFHIDVKEVRGIGLHLTKLESAKITRKGRENIAVWLSSPMHATRSKCKQISQSDKQCDNGDFLFSSGPPESGDLDSSHKLDQDKPTLLFQDAGSNCSSIKGADCVRPIRSSVLPPLQDLDIDVVRNLPTEIILEMDVLYKGELSDLISKSKGNNCLTHVCSSTVSLIDASTNSADAGISDAHIDSVKLGLDSKDKGKMPICENVESISYVDQVTMEPKLFDLMPASLSQADASVFEQMPEDVKADVHGLLPLHRELKVSKDFYTCFDFPSCVQFPDPHLKTHLWSGDPPWWVEKFNTSKNILLNVISRHAKSSKDIRLSSILQSVAPFLLPVCELSNEVYAEAICWLHELLAQYIVLKIGSDIEEIYNCFCFLKRISPSSKILLLVYNSALPLFQALVNENYGGKLRLSVIQTTDE, encoded by the exons ATGGGCTCTAATTCCTCAGATCGGCCCTCCTCCTCGGTCTCCTCTTTCGCCTCTGCAGCTGCATCTGGTGGCTCCCTGAAGAGGAGCAGAAACCGAACCCCACAAAATCCCCTCCGCTCGACGACCAAGAGAAAATCCCCTTTCGCCGACTTCGGAAG TTACATGGCGGAAAAGAACCGGAAGCTGGGAGCTCAATTTCGAGCGGATGCCGCCTCCGTTTCGTCACTCGGCTCCGATGGCGCTCCCGTCGATTCCGAAGAAGACAAGGGCGTCTTTCGTGGGGTCTCCATTTTCGTCGATGGCTTTACCATCCCATCCAGTCAG GAACTGAGGGGGTACATGCTGAGGCATGGTGGGCGATTTGAAAATTACTTCTCGAGAGATACAGTGACTCATATCATATGCAGCAATTTACCCAATAGTAAAATGAGAAACCTTCG TGCGTTCAGCCATGGGTTACCTGTCGTTAGACCTGAGTGGGTGCTGCACAGCCTGGCGGCCAATAGACTCTTGAGTT GGGCTCCGTATCAGCTTGTACATGGTGCATGCAAACAACAGAAACTCTCAACTTACTTTCGTCACCAGAGCATTTCAACCAGCAGCGATGCTAAAGGTTCTATAAATCATGATGAGGAAATTAAGGTTGGTCAAAATCACTCGGTGGTACCAACCGATGGCCAAACATCTGAATGTGGAGGGATAAGCATTCAAGTTGGTGATGTGGCATGCTTGAAAAGTGAAGAATTTTCTCAAGCAAGAGATGCAAATCAAGAACCCTCTG CTTCCGATATGGTACATTCAACTCTTACAGATCCCAATTTTGTGGAGAACTACTTCAAG AATTCCAGGCTGCATTTTATTGGGACATGGAGAAACAGGTACCGACAGCGATTTTCAAAATTGCTTACTGGAGTTAAAAGCAGCAATGAAAATTTGAAGTGTCATTCAACCAAACAGAAAACTGCAATCATACACATCGATatg GACTGCTTTTTCGTTTCGGTGATTATAAGAAACTTCCCAGATTTGGTTCATAAGCCTGTAGCAGTGTGTCACTCTGACAACCCCAGAGGAACTGCTGAAATATCATCTGCCAATTATGTGGCAAGAAATTTTG GTGTTAAGGCTGGGATTTTTGTCAGAGATGCCAAAGTTTGCTGCCCTAATCTTGTTATATTGCCTTATGACTTTGAGGCTTATCAAGAG GTGGCTGAGCAATTCTACAACATACTACATAAACATTGCAGCAAAGTTCAG GCATTAAGCTGTGATGAAGCATTTTTAGATGTGACAGAATGTGATGTTGATCCTGAAGACATAGCATTGGCCATTAGGAAGGAAATTGCTGAGACTACACGTTGTACAGCCAGTGCAGGAATTGCTGAGAATTTGCTTCTTGCTCGTTTGGCTACTAGGTCTGCAAAACCTAATG AAGACTACTTAAATGATCTTCCTGTCATGGAACTTCCTGGCATTGGGTATGCTACACATGAGAAGCTTAAGAAGAGGCAAATTCAAACCTGTGGTCAAATGCGCATGACTCAAAAG GAAGGTCTGCAGAAGGACTTTGGTGAAAAAATTGGTGACATGCTGTGGAATTATTGTCGCGGAATTGATAATCGAAATGTTGGAGAAGTTCAG GAagcaaaatctattggtgctgaAGTTAATTGGGGAATTAGGTTCAATGATATGACAGAT TGTAATCATTTCCTCATCAATCTCTGCAAGGAGGTCTCATTACGGCTTCAGGGATGTGGAGTACAAGGTCGTACTGTTACATTGAAG GTGAAAAAAAGAAAGCAAGGAGCAGCTGAGCCGTTAAAGTTCATGGGCTGTGGGGACTGCCAAAATATGAGCCGGTCCATTACG GTACCTATTGCCATAGATAATGAAGCTGCCCTTCTGAGAATAGCGAAGAaatttttgtcttcttttcaCATTG ATGTCAAGGAAGTCCGAGGCATTGGTTTGCATTTAACAAAGCTTGAGAGTGCAAAAATTACTAGGAAAG GTCGTGAGAATATAGCAGTATGGCTCAGTTCTCCTATGCATGCAACGAGAAGCAAATGCAAACAAATTAGTCAGTCTGACAAACAATGTGATAATGGAG attttttattttctagtgggcCACCAGAATCAGGAGATTTAGACAGTTCACATAAGCTAGATCAGGACAAGCCTACTCTGCTCTTTCAAGATGCAGGATCTAATTGCTCTTCGATTAAGGGTGCTGATTGTGTCAGACCAATTAGATCATCAGTATTGCCTCCTTTACAAGATCTTGATATAGATGTGGTTAGGAATCTTCCTACTGAAATTATATTAGAAATGGATGTTCTTTACAAGGGGGAATTATCTGATCTTATCAGCAAGAGCAAAGGGAACAATTGCTTGACCCATGTATGCTCCTCTACTGTATCCTTGATAGATGCAAGCACTAACAGTGCTGACGCAGGCATATCTGATGCACATATTGATTCTGTGAAACTGGGTCTAGATTCAAAAGACAAGGGGAAAATGCCTATCTGTGAG aaTGTGGAGAGTATCAGCTATGTAGATCAAGTAACGATGGAGCCTAAACTGTTTGATTTAATGCCTGCATCTCTAAGCCAGGCAGATGCTTCAGTTTTTGAACAGATGCCTGAAGATGTGAAAGCTGATGTACATGGCCTACTTCCACTTCACAGAGAATTAAAGGTCTCTAAAGATTTTTATACTTGCTTCGACTTTCCAAGCTGTGTACAATTTCCAGATCCTCACTTGAAAACCCATCTTTGGTCGGGTGATCCACCATGGTGGGTGGAGAAATTTAATACAAGCAAGAACATTCTTCTGAACGTTATTTCTAGGCATGCCAAATCCAGCAAAGATATTCGTCTTTCATCTATTTTGCAGTCTGTAGCTCCATTCCTGTTGCCAGTTTGTGAATTAAGCAATGAAGTATATGCTGAAGCAATCTGTTGGTTACATGAGCTTCTTGCACAGTATATTGTTCTAAAAATTGGGTCTGATATTGAGGAGATTTATAATTGCTTTTGTTTTCTAAAACG GATCTCACCATCATCAAAAATTTTATTGCTAGTATACAATAGTGCACTTCCTCTTTTCCAG
- the LOC121971327 gene encoding DNA repair protein REV1-like isoform X1, giving the protein MGSNSSDRPSSSVSSFASAAASGGSLKRSRNRTPQNPLRSTTKRKSPFADFGSYMAEKNRKLGAQFRADAASVSSLGSDGAPVDSEEDKGVFRGVSIFVDGFTIPSSQELRGYMLRHGGRFENYFSRDTVTHIICSNLPNSKMRNLRAFSHGLPVVRPEWVLHSLAANRLLSWAPYQLVHGACKQQKLSTYFRHQSISTSSDAKGSINHDEEIKVGQNHSVVPTDGQTSECGGISIQVGDVACLKSEEFSQARDANQEPSASDMVHSTLTDPNFVENYFKNSRLHFIGTWRNRYRQRFSKLLTGVKSSNENLKCHSTKQKTAIIHIDMDCFFVSVIIRNFPDLVHKPVAVCHSDNPRGTAEISSANYVARNFGVKAGIFVRDAKVCCPNLVILPYDFEAYQEVAEQFYNILHKHCSKVQALSCDEAFLDVTECDVDPEDIALAIRKEIAETTRCTASAGIAENLLLARLATRSAKPNGQRFLPSEKVEDYLNDLPVMELPGIGYATHEKLKKRQIQTCGQMRMTQKEGLQKDFGEKIGDMLWNYCRGIDNRNVGEVQEAKSIGAEVNWGIRFNDMTDCNHFLINLCKEVSLRLQGCGVQGRTVTLKVKKRKQGAAEPLKFMGCGDCQNMSRSITVPIAIDNEAALLRIAKKFLSSFHIDVKEVRGIGLHLTKLESAKITRKGRENIAVWLSSPMHATRSKCKQISQSDKQCDNGDFLFSSGPPESGDLDSSHKLDQDKPTLLFQDAGSNCSSIKGADCVRPIRSSVLPPLQDLDIDVVRNLPTEIILEMDVLYKGELSDLISKSKGNNCLTHVCSSTVSLIDASTNSADAGISDAHIDSVKLGLDSKDKGKMPICENVESISYVDQVTMEPKLFDLMPASLSQADASVFEQMPEDVKADVHGLLPLHRELKVSKDFYTCFDFPSCVQFPDPHLKTHLWSGDPPWWVEKFNTSKNILLNVISRHAKSSKDIRLSSILQSVAPFLLPVCELSNEVYAEAICWLHELLAQYIVLKIGSDIEEIYNCFCFLKRISPSSKILLLVYNSALPLFQALVNENYGGKLRLSVIQTTDE; this is encoded by the exons ATGGGCTCTAATTCCTCAGATCGGCCCTCCTCCTCGGTCTCCTCTTTCGCCTCTGCAGCTGCATCTGGTGGCTCCCTGAAGAGGAGCAGAAACCGAACCCCACAAAATCCCCTCCGCTCGACGACCAAGAGAAAATCCCCTTTCGCCGACTTCGGAAG TTACATGGCGGAAAAGAACCGGAAGCTGGGAGCTCAATTTCGAGCGGATGCCGCCTCCGTTTCGTCACTCGGCTCCGATGGCGCTCCCGTCGATTCCGAAGAAGACAAGGGCGTCTTTCGTGGGGTCTCCATTTTCGTCGATGGCTTTACCATCCCATCCAGTCAG GAACTGAGGGGGTACATGCTGAGGCATGGTGGGCGATTTGAAAATTACTTCTCGAGAGATACAGTGACTCATATCATATGCAGCAATTTACCCAATAGTAAAATGAGAAACCTTCG TGCGTTCAGCCATGGGTTACCTGTCGTTAGACCTGAGTGGGTGCTGCACAGCCTGGCGGCCAATAGACTCTTGAGTT GGGCTCCGTATCAGCTTGTACATGGTGCATGCAAACAACAGAAACTCTCAACTTACTTTCGTCACCAGAGCATTTCAACCAGCAGCGATGCTAAAGGTTCTATAAATCATGATGAGGAAATTAAGGTTGGTCAAAATCACTCGGTGGTACCAACCGATGGCCAAACATCTGAATGTGGAGGGATAAGCATTCAAGTTGGTGATGTGGCATGCTTGAAAAGTGAAGAATTTTCTCAAGCAAGAGATGCAAATCAAGAACCCTCTG CTTCCGATATGGTACATTCAACTCTTACAGATCCCAATTTTGTGGAGAACTACTTCAAG AATTCCAGGCTGCATTTTATTGGGACATGGAGAAACAGGTACCGACAGCGATTTTCAAAATTGCTTACTGGAGTTAAAAGCAGCAATGAAAATTTGAAGTGTCATTCAACCAAACAGAAAACTGCAATCATACACATCGATatg GACTGCTTTTTCGTTTCGGTGATTATAAGAAACTTCCCAGATTTGGTTCATAAGCCTGTAGCAGTGTGTCACTCTGACAACCCCAGAGGAACTGCTGAAATATCATCTGCCAATTATGTGGCAAGAAATTTTG GTGTTAAGGCTGGGATTTTTGTCAGAGATGCCAAAGTTTGCTGCCCTAATCTTGTTATATTGCCTTATGACTTTGAGGCTTATCAAGAG GTGGCTGAGCAATTCTACAACATACTACATAAACATTGCAGCAAAGTTCAG GCATTAAGCTGTGATGAAGCATTTTTAGATGTGACAGAATGTGATGTTGATCCTGAAGACATAGCATTGGCCATTAGGAAGGAAATTGCTGAGACTACACGTTGTACAGCCAGTGCAGGAATTGCTGAGAATTTGCTTCTTGCTCGTTTGGCTACTAGGTCTGCAAAACCTAATGGTCAGCGATTCCTTCCATCTGAAAAG GTAGAAGACTACTTAAATGATCTTCCTGTCATGGAACTTCCTGGCATTGGGTATGCTACACATGAGAAGCTTAAGAAGAGGCAAATTCAAACCTGTGGTCAAATGCGCATGACTCAAAAG GAAGGTCTGCAGAAGGACTTTGGTGAAAAAATTGGTGACATGCTGTGGAATTATTGTCGCGGAATTGATAATCGAAATGTTGGAGAAGTTCAG GAagcaaaatctattggtgctgaAGTTAATTGGGGAATTAGGTTCAATGATATGACAGAT TGTAATCATTTCCTCATCAATCTCTGCAAGGAGGTCTCATTACGGCTTCAGGGATGTGGAGTACAAGGTCGTACTGTTACATTGAAG GTGAAAAAAAGAAAGCAAGGAGCAGCTGAGCCGTTAAAGTTCATGGGCTGTGGGGACTGCCAAAATATGAGCCGGTCCATTACG GTACCTATTGCCATAGATAATGAAGCTGCCCTTCTGAGAATAGCGAAGAaatttttgtcttcttttcaCATTG ATGTCAAGGAAGTCCGAGGCATTGGTTTGCATTTAACAAAGCTTGAGAGTGCAAAAATTACTAGGAAAG GTCGTGAGAATATAGCAGTATGGCTCAGTTCTCCTATGCATGCAACGAGAAGCAAATGCAAACAAATTAGTCAGTCTGACAAACAATGTGATAATGGAG attttttattttctagtgggcCACCAGAATCAGGAGATTTAGACAGTTCACATAAGCTAGATCAGGACAAGCCTACTCTGCTCTTTCAAGATGCAGGATCTAATTGCTCTTCGATTAAGGGTGCTGATTGTGTCAGACCAATTAGATCATCAGTATTGCCTCCTTTACAAGATCTTGATATAGATGTGGTTAGGAATCTTCCTACTGAAATTATATTAGAAATGGATGTTCTTTACAAGGGGGAATTATCTGATCTTATCAGCAAGAGCAAAGGGAACAATTGCTTGACCCATGTATGCTCCTCTACTGTATCCTTGATAGATGCAAGCACTAACAGTGCTGACGCAGGCATATCTGATGCACATATTGATTCTGTGAAACTGGGTCTAGATTCAAAAGACAAGGGGAAAATGCCTATCTGTGAG aaTGTGGAGAGTATCAGCTATGTAGATCAAGTAACGATGGAGCCTAAACTGTTTGATTTAATGCCTGCATCTCTAAGCCAGGCAGATGCTTCAGTTTTTGAACAGATGCCTGAAGATGTGAAAGCTGATGTACATGGCCTACTTCCACTTCACAGAGAATTAAAGGTCTCTAAAGATTTTTATACTTGCTTCGACTTTCCAAGCTGTGTACAATTTCCAGATCCTCACTTGAAAACCCATCTTTGGTCGGGTGATCCACCATGGTGGGTGGAGAAATTTAATACAAGCAAGAACATTCTTCTGAACGTTATTTCTAGGCATGCCAAATCCAGCAAAGATATTCGTCTTTCATCTATTTTGCAGTCTGTAGCTCCATTCCTGTTGCCAGTTTGTGAATTAAGCAATGAAGTATATGCTGAAGCAATCTGTTGGTTACATGAGCTTCTTGCACAGTATATTGTTCTAAAAATTGGGTCTGATATTGAGGAGATTTATAATTGCTTTTGTTTTCTAAAACG GATCTCACCATCATCAAAAATTTTATTGCTAGTATACAATAGTGCACTTCCTCTTTTCCAG
- the LOC121971327 gene encoding DNA repair protein REV1-like isoform X3 has product MQQFTQYAFSHGLPVVRPEWVLHSLAANRLLSWAPYQLVHGACKQQKLSTYFRHQSISTSSDAKGSINHDEEIKVGQNHSVVPTDGQTSECGGISIQVGDVACLKSEEFSQARDANQEPSASDMVHSTLTDPNFVENYFKNSRLHFIGTWRNRYRQRFSKLLTGVKSSNENLKCHSTKQKTAIIHIDMDCFFVSVIIRNFPDLVHKPVAVCHSDNPRGTAEISSANYVARNFGVKAGIFVRDAKVCCPNLVILPYDFEAYQEVAEQFYNILHKHCSKVQALSCDEAFLDVTECDVDPEDIALAIRKEIAETTRCTASAGIAENLLLARLATRSAKPNGQRFLPSEKVEDYLNDLPVMELPGIGYATHEKLKKRQIQTCGQMRMTQKEGLQKDFGEKIGDMLWNYCRGIDNRNVGEVQEAKSIGAEVNWGIRFNDMTDCNHFLINLCKEVSLRLQGCGVQGRTVTLKVKKRKQGAAEPLKFMGCGDCQNMSRSITVPIAIDNEAALLRIAKKFLSSFHIDVKEVRGIGLHLTKLESAKITRKGRENIAVWLSSPMHATRSKCKQISQSDKQCDNGDFLFSSGPPESGDLDSSHKLDQDKPTLLFQDAGSNCSSIKGADCVRPIRSSVLPPLQDLDIDVVRNLPTEIILEMDVLYKGELSDLISKSKGNNCLTHVCSSTVSLIDASTNSADAGISDAHIDSVKLGLDSKDKGKMPICENVESISYVDQVTMEPKLFDLMPASLSQADASVFEQMPEDVKADVHGLLPLHRELKVSKDFYTCFDFPSCVQFPDPHLKTHLWSGDPPWWVEKFNTSKNILLNVISRHAKSSKDIRLSSILQSVAPFLLPVCELSNEVYAEAICWLHELLAQYIVLKIGSDIEEIYNCFCFLKRISPSSKILLLVYNSALPLFQALVNENYGGKLRLSVIQTTDE; this is encoded by the exons ATGCAGCAATTTACCCAATA TGCGTTCAGCCATGGGTTACCTGTCGTTAGACCTGAGTGGGTGCTGCACAGCCTGGCGGCCAATAGACTCTTGAGTT GGGCTCCGTATCAGCTTGTACATGGTGCATGCAAACAACAGAAACTCTCAACTTACTTTCGTCACCAGAGCATTTCAACCAGCAGCGATGCTAAAGGTTCTATAAATCATGATGAGGAAATTAAGGTTGGTCAAAATCACTCGGTGGTACCAACCGATGGCCAAACATCTGAATGTGGAGGGATAAGCATTCAAGTTGGTGATGTGGCATGCTTGAAAAGTGAAGAATTTTCTCAAGCAAGAGATGCAAATCAAGAACCCTCTG CTTCCGATATGGTACATTCAACTCTTACAGATCCCAATTTTGTGGAGAACTACTTCAAG AATTCCAGGCTGCATTTTATTGGGACATGGAGAAACAGGTACCGACAGCGATTTTCAAAATTGCTTACTGGAGTTAAAAGCAGCAATGAAAATTTGAAGTGTCATTCAACCAAACAGAAAACTGCAATCATACACATCGATatg GACTGCTTTTTCGTTTCGGTGATTATAAGAAACTTCCCAGATTTGGTTCATAAGCCTGTAGCAGTGTGTCACTCTGACAACCCCAGAGGAACTGCTGAAATATCATCTGCCAATTATGTGGCAAGAAATTTTG GTGTTAAGGCTGGGATTTTTGTCAGAGATGCCAAAGTTTGCTGCCCTAATCTTGTTATATTGCCTTATGACTTTGAGGCTTATCAAGAG GTGGCTGAGCAATTCTACAACATACTACATAAACATTGCAGCAAAGTTCAG GCATTAAGCTGTGATGAAGCATTTTTAGATGTGACAGAATGTGATGTTGATCCTGAAGACATAGCATTGGCCATTAGGAAGGAAATTGCTGAGACTACACGTTGTACAGCCAGTGCAGGAATTGCTGAGAATTTGCTTCTTGCTCGTTTGGCTACTAGGTCTGCAAAACCTAATGGTCAGCGATTCCTTCCATCTGAAAAG GTAGAAGACTACTTAAATGATCTTCCTGTCATGGAACTTCCTGGCATTGGGTATGCTACACATGAGAAGCTTAAGAAGAGGCAAATTCAAACCTGTGGTCAAATGCGCATGACTCAAAAG GAAGGTCTGCAGAAGGACTTTGGTGAAAAAATTGGTGACATGCTGTGGAATTATTGTCGCGGAATTGATAATCGAAATGTTGGAGAAGTTCAG GAagcaaaatctattggtgctgaAGTTAATTGGGGAATTAGGTTCAATGATATGACAGAT TGTAATCATTTCCTCATCAATCTCTGCAAGGAGGTCTCATTACGGCTTCAGGGATGTGGAGTACAAGGTCGTACTGTTACATTGAAG GTGAAAAAAAGAAAGCAAGGAGCAGCTGAGCCGTTAAAGTTCATGGGCTGTGGGGACTGCCAAAATATGAGCCGGTCCATTACG GTACCTATTGCCATAGATAATGAAGCTGCCCTTCTGAGAATAGCGAAGAaatttttgtcttcttttcaCATTG ATGTCAAGGAAGTCCGAGGCATTGGTTTGCATTTAACAAAGCTTGAGAGTGCAAAAATTACTAGGAAAG GTCGTGAGAATATAGCAGTATGGCTCAGTTCTCCTATGCATGCAACGAGAAGCAAATGCAAACAAATTAGTCAGTCTGACAAACAATGTGATAATGGAG attttttattttctagtgggcCACCAGAATCAGGAGATTTAGACAGTTCACATAAGCTAGATCAGGACAAGCCTACTCTGCTCTTTCAAGATGCAGGATCTAATTGCTCTTCGATTAAGGGTGCTGATTGTGTCAGACCAATTAGATCATCAGTATTGCCTCCTTTACAAGATCTTGATATAGATGTGGTTAGGAATCTTCCTACTGAAATTATATTAGAAATGGATGTTCTTTACAAGGGGGAATTATCTGATCTTATCAGCAAGAGCAAAGGGAACAATTGCTTGACCCATGTATGCTCCTCTACTGTATCCTTGATAGATGCAAGCACTAACAGTGCTGACGCAGGCATATCTGATGCACATATTGATTCTGTGAAACTGGGTCTAGATTCAAAAGACAAGGGGAAAATGCCTATCTGTGAG aaTGTGGAGAGTATCAGCTATGTAGATCAAGTAACGATGGAGCCTAAACTGTTTGATTTAATGCCTGCATCTCTAAGCCAGGCAGATGCTTCAGTTTTTGAACAGATGCCTGAAGATGTGAAAGCTGATGTACATGGCCTACTTCCACTTCACAGAGAATTAAAGGTCTCTAAAGATTTTTATACTTGCTTCGACTTTCCAAGCTGTGTACAATTTCCAGATCCTCACTTGAAAACCCATCTTTGGTCGGGTGATCCACCATGGTGGGTGGAGAAATTTAATACAAGCAAGAACATTCTTCTGAACGTTATTTCTAGGCATGCCAAATCCAGCAAAGATATTCGTCTTTCATCTATTTTGCAGTCTGTAGCTCCATTCCTGTTGCCAGTTTGTGAATTAAGCAATGAAGTATATGCTGAAGCAATCTGTTGGTTACATGAGCTTCTTGCACAGTATATTGTTCTAAAAATTGGGTCTGATATTGAGGAGATTTATAATTGCTTTTGTTTTCTAAAACG GATCTCACCATCATCAAAAATTTTATTGCTAGTATACAATAGTGCACTTCCTCTTTTCCAG
- the LOC121971328 gene encoding 5'-nucleotidase SurE-like: MDGGAIVASRPAVMVTNDDGIDAPGLRFLVDLLVASDRYRVFVCAPDSDNSGVSHSITWLRPLSARRAEITGATAFAVSGTPADCASLGISGKLFDGMIPDLVISGINIGSNCGYHTVYSGTVAGAREAFLYGVPSVAISYDWKAGKSNANDLKLAADACLPLINAILNEIKAKTYPEDSFLNVDVPSDAVNHKGFKITKQGKYMARIGWERTHSHRPALETYQTSNMDVDSVSGYANNIPSHVENELLFKRVINRNNVVREEEEDVDHRVLQEGYITVTPITALSHTVSEDVSFFKEWLTHLAEHSSSSSL; the protein is encoded by the exons ATGGACGGAGGGGCGATCGTGGCTTCGCGGCCGGCCGTGATGGTCACCAACGATGACGGAATTGATGCACCGGGGCTCCGTTTCCTCGTCGACCTCCTCGTCGCGTCTGATCGGTACCGCGTCTTCGTCTGCGCTCCCGATTC GGACAATTCAGGTGTTAGTCATAGCATTACTTGGCTTCGTCCTCTTAGTGCCAGACGTGCTGAGATCACGGGTGCTACAGCTTTTGCAGTATCAG GCACTCCTGCAGATTGTGCATCTTTAGGAATTTCTGGGAAGCTCTTTGATGGCATGATTCCTGATTTG GTGATCAGCGGAATCAATATTGGAAGCAATTGTGGATACCACAC GGTATACTCTGGGACAGTAGCTGGTGCTCGTGAGGCATTCTTGTATGGTGTACCTTCTGTAGCTATCTCATATGACTG GAAGGCAGGTAAAAGCAATGCAAATGACCTGAAGCTAGCTGCGGATGCTTGCTTGCCCCTTATTAATGCTATATTGAATGAGATAAAAGCAAAGACATATCCTGAAGATTCATTTTTGAATGTAGATGTACCCTCAGATGCTGTAAACCACAAG GGATTCAAGATAACCAAGCAGGGGAAATATATGGCCAGAATTGGTTGGGAGCGAACGCATTCTCACAGACCAGCACTTGAAACCTATCAAACTTCAAACATGGATGTTGACTCTGTTTCGGGCTATGCAAACAATATTCCATCTCATGTAGAAAATGAACTTCTTTTTAAGAGG GTTATCAACAGGAACAATGTAGtaagggaggaagaagaggatgtAGACCACAGAGTTCTTCAAGAAGGATAT ATCACAGTCACCCCTATAACTGCACTCTCTCACACAGTATCTGAAGATGTGTCTTTCTTCAAAGAATGGCTTACTCATTTAGCAGAacattcatcttcttcatccttgtga